Part of the Henckelia pumila isolate YLH828 chromosome 2, ASM3356847v2, whole genome shotgun sequence genome is shown below.
GGTTTCGATACCCTTTTGTTGCCTGACAAGTAATTAACTAATCCAGTAAGAGTTGATTTTCTTGAAACACAGTGTTATATATGTACATATCATTAACATAAGGGTCGAGTAATGAAACCAAAATTAGTTTTTGTTCATGTATGAAAAATTAAGAATAATGGTGAAAGAAACTGACAACTGTCTGTCTTGATTTGATCTAGTTTTGTTCTTACTATGGGAGTTCTTAAATGTTCACAGCAGAAACATAAAGAGACAACACATTAACATTAAATTTAGGCTCATTTATTGCATTGAAACTTCCATCAATTGCTACCACATTCAAAAAAAAGATGCTGCTCATATATTGCATGCTGTGTTACATAAAATAAACCTTCTTTCCAGATGGAGGATAATGACAGTTCACGGTTTTTTCAATacaaattatttcaaatttcaCCTCCCCATTTATATATAATCTCATTAATTACTTGGGTTGATGCATGTAACATACATAGGATTATATTGTTTAATAAAATGTTGTGTATACATATATCCTCCATCTATCGAAAATCCGTCAACCTTATCTTATTTTTGTGGTGATCTCTCATGATCAGGCTGAAATCTCTCTCTGCCGAGTGTATAAACGAGCCGGAGCCGAAAACCATTCGTGTCGCGCTCGTTCTCTTCCAACAAAAGGTTTGTTATCTTCAGCAAGAGCATCAAAATCAGCTCAAAAAACTAATGGAAAAACGAGCAAAAGATCAAGCCCGAGTAGCAGCAGCACGGATATTGGAACCTCTCTTGCTCATGATTTAAAGCCAAATTGTTTTAGCACAAATATCAACTCATTTCTCCCCATAAACTCTACTATCAcacttcataattcatcagaaCATGATAGAATTATATTGCACCAATCCAGATCACAAGATTGTACAGCCATTTTCGCCGCCGGTTCTTCGTCCCATTCAACTGATCATGATCTTCACAAATTAGTGAATGTTTACTCATCACATGATCAAGCTGCTTCAAACATCTGTCAAGAAAATCAGCATTATTCTAATAACATTGCCACCAATATTTTGGCCCATTTCTCCGGTTTGCAGcagcaacaacaacaacaacaacaacaactgcCGGTAGAGATTCCGGGCTCGGGTCAGATCGATTTCTTGGATAGAATGTGGGACTGGAATGCAGTTTCAGAGGCAAGCAATAAAGATCATCGCTACACGAATCTTTTCAAGTGATTGTATCGATCTTCAATAATGTGCTGCACATACACATGCATGTAATTCCATACAAAGATACCTCAATTAATTGTCAATATCTGATTCCTACTACatgctaattaattaatatttgctGTTACACTTTTATATCTTACAATTTCAACATTAAGAGTTTGGTTTTTGGAGAACTTGCATTTTCCGTACTGTTTTTCTTTCGATCTTGATCTTTTGTATTgtttaattagattttaatacattatttttcaatttttttgataaatttaatctTTTTTGTGTTGAAAGTGTTCACGTAACGTGTGAAGGTCATACGAGCAATTAAATAGTTCTTTTTACCTTCATTCTTTATCCTCTGAGCTTTGGCTGACAAAaagtatattttataaaatagaaATGAAGCTCTGATATTCTTTGAACCGGTGCAGCCCAATCTACCAGTGCAATGATAGAGACATCATAGATATTCCTGTATATATTTAGTTATAAATGTACATCCTATAATAACTAGATTCAATTCATATAAcagtaaaatttttaaataatataaagtaactaatttatttgtaatttatcaatataattttaaaaaaaaataattaataattttttttattaatctaaCGTTTGAATGTCAAATcttaaaataacatgaaaattaaataacataaaatattatgtgtattttcaaaaaaattatctatatGCTCGCGTGCAAGATATCCTAGTATTTTAGAAAGTTTAAGGTAGTAGCTCAATCAACTAACATTTTGATAACCCccaaaaaaaatcttttttattttattgatatttcaaatctgaatttttcacataaaaaaaaatggcCTCAATTACAAAAATTTTAGGTCAAGGAAGCACGAAATGATAATGTTATGATTGCTTGCAGAGGATAAGTCAGAGACAAAGGAAAGCATAGCGCCATAGAAAGTATAGTAGTGTTGGGTTTGACTTTGGACCACAGTCAAAATTTTTAccccttttttttttaggaaattTTTTACCCTTTTTACAGCAAAGGTCAAAGAATTAAATGTTCAACTTGTAAGAAAATCagtaacatatatatattcgatTCATCGATCCCACAAATGTAAGTGTTCtcactaaaaataataaaatttatttattttgagcaTCAGTCCAAACTTTTCTTTGGAAATTTAATGAAATGTGCCAAGCTACTTCCCAATTTTAGTATTTAGCTTCTGGTTTACGCAAAGGAATGGTGAAAATTTGAATGTGGATGAGACCGGAGAAATTGGAAGTAACTTGATTCAGACATATATGCAGAATGAACTGATAAATTAAACTCATGTCACTGGAAAGAATTGTACACATTAATtgaagagagaaaaaaattGTTAAATTTCATTCATTCACTTTCTTATGATGAAAGAATATTCGAAATACACGTAAAACTCAAAATTGGCCAACTTTTAGCAGGACCTCGACGACAAACGGATACAACAAAACTTTAGGCTACCTGTAGCGAAGCTTGAGGAATCCATGATATAATTTCAAGATTCAGGATTCAATATTCTCTCAGCAAGTAACAGATCATCTGGGGTTGTAACCTGCAATTCGAGATATTAACATTACTATTTTCCTTTCGAAATCAAGCTGAGTAGAAAGATATTGTCATTGTCATTGTCATCGTCGTCTCAGCCCACAAAAGGACACAAACAACTTCAGAAGAacgtaaatttatttatttaccttGATGTTGGTGTAGCATCCTTCGGTAATGTAAACCGGACAATCGATACATCATCAGTGACTTCGAGACCTTCCCTGTAGAAACATAAAAAAGCTTCAAAATTTAGCGTGGGACTTCCCAGTGCAGATAGGTAGGCGAACATTTTCTTTATTCTAGAGAGTTTCATCCATTATCCGTCTGCTACAATATTTAAGTATGCTTCTCATTTAGGCTGAGTTAAAATGAGCTGTAATGCTTTCATAATAAAAGCATTGTGATATTCTGATTGACGCCACGCCCAGCTTCGGCTGCCTTTAACATGCAAAACTCTACACAATGGGTTCGGTTGGCAATTACTTTGCAAACCGATATGAGACCGGCATTTTACTCACCTGTTCTTCATTACTCAATGTCCTCGTTGTCGGATATCAATCCATCGGTACCAAAAATCTATAAGAGACTCCTGATAGTCACCGACTCACCGTAAAATGTGGTACATTATCCCGTAGGTTCAAGAGAAAATTTTCACACGCAACATTTTTTCGCGTAGAACTTAGTTTTTGgtgtttttttttgtgtgtgacAGTGTGAGTGAACATCTCAGAGACCATTATATCACAACCTCAAACCCACAGGCAATCTACAAAATGGGCTGCGCTAGCAGCTATTTTCCTTCATACTCGATTAACAAAAATAATTGTTAAAAGTTACTCGAAATGTCTATTGTTCAACATTATGAACACATTCACATTCATCCAATAAACTGATGTGCAAATTGCAATGAAAAAAATAAgtaatttatgaattttggCAGTCAAGATTTTAAAATTACCTATTAACCAATTCAAAACCTTTCTTGAGCAATTCAGGTTTAACAACCTGCAGAAGAGTTGATGACATCAATGGTCAGAAATTTGAGTCCCAACAAGTTCGATAAATAACAATTTGAACATGCACTAATGAAGTTTTGATGCTAAAAACCTGGGGAGTTTGCATTTCCCAAAGCGTCTTTCTGTCCAAAGTTTTTACCACGAACCCTTCACTATTTGCCTGATGCATTGCAGTCACAATGACAcataaacatattttttaacACGAAGTGGACAAAACATGAATGAGAAAGAGGGGGGAACTTATTTTCTAGTTGCACAAGTTTTCAAACTAATGTTGGCCTCGAGATCGATATTTAAGGACTGAATGAATAATGACTTTTATTCTAAGATCCGTTAGTGATAAAAATTCCAATTTTTCTGGACTCAGAATGGTAGAGATTAAATACTTTTATCCAGTCTCAAAGCCCATGTTTAATCAAACACAACTCCAGAATCATTTTTGAGTTCCCACACATGAACATGATAGCTTATCTGAAACCATCTATAAATAAAAGCACCCTAGTCCTGCTAGGATAATAATCATTTTTACTTGATCAGCATTCTGGATGAACTTGTAAAGTATCACTGAAAAAAGGAAATATCAGCAAAACTCTTGGTCAAAAACACACTAGAAgacaattataataaaaatcataattatatCATCTAAGAGAGATCGCGTTTTATGGAATGTAAAGTCTCTGAGCCATATGTCATaagaacataatataaatccAAAAGTTAGAATCCATTAGAAATCAATGGTCAATCCAATGCTTTCAGCCCTCACATGTAAAAGTAAAACTGATCTTTTTTCCAGAAAATTTTTCAAGTATAGGGGGATCTTTACAAATGGAGATATGAAATAATCACCTCTTTAATTGTAGCTTTAGCAGGAACACCTAATACAGCTGCCCCGACAAGCCAACCATCCTTAAGAACCTATGACAAAACCAATAGAGTAGAAGTTTAGGAGAATGGTTTCATAGAAAGTTGGTTTCTGTGTTAAAAAACCAATATCAGATAATTTCCAATTACAAACAAAATTAATAGCTGGGacaaatttctaaatttttcaaGTTCATCGTTATTCAAGATGCAGTTATATATGCTTCTTGATTTCTTTGCCAATTGAACACAAACAAGTCCAGTCTTAATCATTGCAGGGTTAAATATTACCATGTGAGTGGTAAATTCAAGGAAATATGGACAACTAATAGGATTTTTTGAGATAGAGAAAAACTGAAGCTGAAACAGTTGGAAGAAAGATGTAGACAAGAGAAAAACCGATTCAATCACGAAACCAACCTGGGTTATATCTTCAGTTAATACAAGAGGTCTAGCGGAATCATGAATGCAGACAAGCTCAGAATTTGAATCAATTGCCTGAACATCAAGAAACCACATTCATCAGATACTACAATCAGGTATACATAATTCACAATTAAAAGCAATTGTCTTACACTGTAATCTACAAATGTTAGCCACCATAAGTTTTTCAAGAGCTGAATTTCAAGGTAAAAGCAATAATTATGATATTTATTTCTAAAGAAAACGTTCCAAGACTGTCCCTTAACACGTTTGATGAAACTGTCAAGAGTCTCCTAACTCCCAAAAATTCAACATCAAGAATTTAGTGGGACAAATTCTTTTAGAGTGCATTTGGTGAGAGTTTGAAAAATCACTCCATATCAAAGAACTCTTTACATAAGTCAAAATTAGTGAAGTCTATATATCATTTCAGTTATTAATATTGGTAAGGGATAGTCATTAGTAATCCAACTAGAAGATGGTCGGGCTATTCTAGTTTTTCGTAAAATCTAGAACATTGTAGTCTGTATGCTTGATTAAAAGTTTTCTTAGGAAAAAGGATGCTGGAGGAAATAAACAGTACATAACTAAAGGAAAGACCTCTTCACAATCCAAGCACAAAAATTAGAACAGGAAAGGTGTATGCACCTCTAATCCACTATATACAGAATCTTGTCTCTCCTTTCCGGGTAATGCGAATTTCAGGTCCACTTGGATGTTCTCCTTGGCATCTAAAAACCAATAAGAAAACAAGCTTAATCAATCTGTGAGAAGTGTGTATTTTGCAGCAATGTTTCAATAAATATTTCTGAATTGGTATTACTTCAGCTAATACACAGAGAGTAAGTTCAGACCTTCAAAAATATCTTGATAAGAAGGATCACATACGACAACAATTTCCTTCACTTCAAGCATCTTTGAGAAAGTATAAAAACTGCAAGAAAATGTCAAGTTTATAATTTCAACAAGTAAAAGGATTGTAAATGAAAAAGACAAAAACTACAATCCCTTATTTGAAGTTCTCGTTTTTATTCTGCTTTAGCATTATAAGCCTAGGCATAAGCATCTTTCTGCTATATCAGTATCCAAGAGACCCGGAGCAACGATTTCAACATGGACAAATTTCACAATTCAACTACCACCTAATTCACTTTATCAAAATACATCAAAATAATGAAACAAAAGAAAGATATATCAAAAGAAATATCATATATCTTGGTCACAACAGTCCTGAGTTCGAGAATACTGAATCACCGTGCTCACCTGTACAATGCAATTGGTTGGCCCAGAAGTGGAAGATACTGTTTTGGCATGCTTGCCTagatcaaaatatatttatatatattatcatgtaCTTGAAATATAGTGGTGAATAACATAGTAAAGAATAAAAGGGCATGACAAACAGGAGTTACAAAAGCAAGACAAACTTTCATGACTCTCAAATTTCAGTTCATTTTAACTATTGCCAGTGCCACTTAAGAAACTTATCTATCTTTCCATCTTATTATCATAGTTTGTCTTCTCAAAATATCGGGGCAAGTCCTGTTTTCATACTTCACTGTGCTGTAATGACAGGATTCATCTGCTTCTCACCTATTAAAAAAGGATTTGGATAGGTGTATCCATTCTATCATATTTGAACGCTTGTCTTATTCTAAATCACCAAGTAAAAAGACCAAAAGGCCTCCAGCTTCTACATTCAATTTATATTGGATCTCACTCTTTTTAGCAAGGATCGTAGGCAAAAACAAGAGAACTTAAAGTAGTTAACATATTTCATAAACTCGCTATTTTGTAAAagcattcaaaataaaattccaAAGCTATGCTAAGAAATTTCGAATCTTGAAAAGATGATTTAAAAACTCCTATCTTGTTTCACTTTCCATCGTCTCAACCACGAAATAATGCCAATTCTTTATCACCAAAAAACGTGTACAGACTACAAACAATTGTATAAAAGGAGGAATTAATGGCTTACACCCTTTCTTTTGCCCTTTCCTCCTGCGAGCAGGACGACAGATACACTTCTGTCTTTCAACACCACTTCAGAACCCTGCTATACCAgccaataaaacttaaaaactACAACTTTTCAAAGAACTTCAAGCCATTTAAAAACGCACCACACACAGTTCAAAATGCAACTTCTGTTTTTAACCTCTACCTTTGCAGCATCCGCAGAGCAAGTGATTCTTGAATTGAAAAATCTCTGTCCCTTCAAAGAATTAACTTTGCTAGCATATCTGGAAGAAGAAACTGAGTAATTCTTTAAACGGGTCGGAATATTGGAGACAAATGGCAAAAATTTGAAGGAAATTGGGGAATCATTTCTCAAGAAAAGTGGAGAAATTGAAATAGCCAATTGATGTGTTGACATCGTTTTGTTTTTCACAGCATACAAGGAGCCACCAATCCACATGTCAAAAACGGGTCGGCGGGACTGGCTGACCCGCGATTTGGGCGACCTCCAAATGCTGAACCCACCCAACTCATTTTGGACCGTGTTGGGCAGGCCGGCCCAcctgattttttaaaaaataaatgttattttttaattaaaaaaactataAAAACACTTGAAATTCtaagaaaatgaaaaataaaatttaatcaaatagTTTAATCaatgttaaaaaatattactatgaaaaattaataatatataaaattaattagtaaaataaaatatgaaaaaattaaaaaaaataatacatagttaattatcatcaaaattcattcaaaataagttcaataaaactaaaaaatatgtataaaaaacactaaaaaaatacaattttgcaaaaaaaaaaaataataaaaaaatttggcgGGCCAGCGCGGGCTCAACCCATTTGGCCCGCCTCCAAACGGGCTAagattttttcaacccaacccaacccatttTTATGGCCCGACGGGCTGGCTCGGCGGGCTCAACCCATTTTGACAAGTCTAGCCACCAAACTACTCAACGATACAGCAAACGGTCCGaggaatatataatatatacatatactccataaaacataatataacataattagaataataacattatACATAAATATAAAGCAGCCGAGCATGTCTCACCCGGTTGTTGGTCAATGTTTTCCTTTCTgttttaattttcttttaaatCTTGTTTCTAACAGGGTTGACTCGAAGAGATCCCATTCCACATGAGTTAGAggctcattggctcatgcgaaggttaaatcgagggatgtgcacgagcgacaggaacctgaaggagggagcaaCATGACCCAACCCCAGAGCAtatcccacaatatttcagcagaaaatatgctccacacgaggatcgaacccgcaacgcttgGGAATCTCTTCTCACATCACCTCATGTCTTACCAACTCGTCTATGCCTCTGTGGGCTTATTTTAAATCTTGTTTGATGATATATATGGTCGTAGTCATAATATATGTTCATGTAATTTCCATCATAATTGTTTTCATGGTGAGCAAATGTGAATTGAGAGCAgagagttttattttatttttttctcttaAAAAAAAGCTAATATGAAagttaaaaattcatattttgcaTGTTTCTAAATTCATGTATCAACATttttttaagtaattattgagaattattctTCAGTGATGACACTCTTAAACTCTATTGTTTCTTAAGCCCAATTACAGGAACATGGGCCGAGGTCTACACAAAGCCCAATTTTAgcccatttatttatttatttatgctgATCATCGTTGAAAGCAGTGTTCTAAAAAACTTGATTAAACATCGTTTAATCTCGTTTAAGCTTGAAAATTCTCCAAAACGTCTCGTTTCGGCTAAAAACGGTAAAAAAAACTCGTTTCGACTAAAAACTGTAAAAAAACAGTCAAACACATATTGATCATATTAAGTGTCATTAAgtgcaattttttaaaatgccaAATTGATTAATAACACGAAGAAAGAACATGAATTATCAAATTTATTAGTATGTAATGCTAGCAATGTAAAAAATATACAATCTTGGATAATTAACTGTAGCAATGATGACTATATGTAGTACatattgaagaatattaataataatattttacagtAGCTTAGTTAAATTGAGTTCGTATTTGATGAcaattgatataaaataaatgatataataaattaaattagacTTTGGAAAAAAATcaagtgcaaattgctcaaaaatccctaatgcaaacatgttttgctctgcactccctatccacttttttgtaccacaatttttgttaatttgtaccacatcttgttaAGATCGAATTGCAATCTCTTGTTTTTAAGTGATACCATTGGAAGGCCTAGATATAGATCATGCCTTTCAACCACAGACATTGACAAACTTGTTTTAATCGCCTCAACAATCTTATGTGTAGTATTGGGACTAAAAGATAGAGCTGACTTGTCAAAATTAATACTTTGTCTTGAAGCTCTCTCATACTGGGCTAGGCATTCACGTACAGCCCGACCATCTTCCACAGTCGCTCTGAAAAATAATAGACTGTCATTTGCAAAAAACAGATGAGAAACCGGAGGACACGTGGTTGCGATTTTGATCCCATGAAGCATCCCATGTGATTCATAGTGATTATTAGTGAGGATAATCCCTGGGAacacaaaacaaacaaatttgGTGAGAGCGGATCTCCTTGTCTTAATCCTCGGCTAGGAAAAATGGGTCCAATTATCTCTTGATTCACACGGAATGAATAAGAAACTGACGTAACAcaattcataatttttcttaTCCAACCATCCTCGAAACCAAGGCGTCTCATCATAGCAGATAGAAATCCTCATTCAACACGGTCATATGCTTTACTCATGTCAAGTTTCAAAGAAGCATACCCAATCTTACCCTTTTTTCGGTTTTGCATCCAATGCAATATTTCAAAATCCACCAAAATGTTATCAGTTATCAGCAGAGCCGGACCTTCCATAAGGCCAAAGAGGCCTCCGCCTCAGGGCCCGGCCCTGGAAGGGgcccaatttttttaaaaatatatatatatatttatatgttaaattgGTATTGTTCAttgaaattctaaaaaaaaaatctaaccaatgttaaataaaaataataacaacttcattttacttttttaaaataattgatCGAGCTTAATTTTCTTTTCAAGTTTGtttgaataatttaaaaaatatcaagaaattttaatttgaactttttttaaaaaaaattggataaattaacaaataaatcttaaaattGAAAGAGTCTTGTATGAAGTTTCAATGTTTTTTAGTAACAATGGACGAGAAATTAATGGTAATTAATGAGTTGTGTTTGGAGTTGATTGTTGTAAAATGCtattaaataaatgaaaatgagtatTAACAAAACTGAATGATTTATTTCTAAATGCTAATAttagctaccaaattttggtaatcatataaGGAACAATTATATCAGCAAAAATGAGGCTTCTCAAGTTATCGCATCTAAAACATCTATATATGAGTAGTATTTATGtaattatttcaaatatttgtTGACATATTATTGATGTAACATATTTTTTATGGTGTATTTACCTATTGTTTATCATATTTGTTATTTGCGAATCGAACATTACAATTATTGTAACAAAAGGGCCCATATTTTATCTTTCGCCTCAGGCCCCGTCAAACTCAGGTACGGCTCTGGTTATCAGCCTACCCGGGATAAATGCACTCTGTGATCCTGCAATAATCTCTGACAGAAATGGTCTGAAACGGTTAGTTAAAGCGCTCGATACAATTTTATAACATACATTACAGAGACTTATCGGTCGGAACTCCTTCATGAGCATCGGATTTTTCACTTTTGGGATCAGAGTGACCAAAGTCTCGCTCCAAGGAATGAGAGACTCTCCATCGTTCAGTGCACTAAGTGCTGCCTTGGTGACATCATTTCCAACTTCATTCCAGAACTTTTGGTAGAATAAAGCTGAGAAACCATCCGGCCCCGGTGCTTTATCTGGATGCATATGAAAAAGTGCTCGACGGACATCTTGTTCTGAGAAAGTTTCACGTAGCCTCTGGTTCATTTCTGGTGTAACCCTTTGTTCCATCACATTCATTACCGTTGCAAAAGCCACATGTTGATATTGCATCAGGTGTAATATTTCTTTTTTTCGTAAATGTATTTTGAATTATACATTTGATTAATCAAATTTCAAACTTCACCTTTACTccttaatgaagaaatcttctcctAAGATCTCATATAATCAATCGGTAATGCCCTAGTTGATGAAACTGCGTGCGGAAAGCGACAAGGTATACTTAGTTATGTATCAAGAAACACGCTTATATTTCTAGAAGTATCATTGGTTGGCACTCAGACTTCGGCCAGTGGAATTCTTGGAGAAGACATTCATGTCTGTGATGAAGTTTACAAGTAATGGAGTTGAACCTTTCTCGaggtttaaaaaaatatatctatATAAAATACCTTTTCTTTCATGATTCGTCCCCATTAAAATCCATGTATCTTGTATGTTGAACTACTCGTTAAAATccatgtattattattattattattattattattattattattattattaaaattaaagaaaaacccAAACAGATACATTGATTGTCATGAAATCGCTTTTTTCCTATTGACAAACCGCTTTATGTATTCAATCAATATATTTATGACTTTAAGCTGGAAAACACTGATGTCACAAATACATGCTTGCAGCAGAGTTGAACCTACGATAGGCATTGTTGGGGTAAGTTACTAAATTCTGAATGGGAACCTCTGAAAAAATCATTAACACGCATACATACCTCACAAGTTATAAAAAAACGTCATCAAAGACAAATAAGGTGTTATACCGTTGCGACAAGCCAAAACATGACATACAAATAAATGGCAAGAAGAACCCGATTCTTTAATTTGAAATCAGTGCAGACATGATATCAGAAACCTCTCCTTTTCACCATGTAACATAAATGTCTATTCATTTGGTTCAACCAACGCATAAGCCAATAAACACGGATCAATTCCTTTAAATTCAATAAACCTTCAGGACTGATAATCACAACAATAATCTAATAAGAATAGAATGTGGGATTGACGTTTAATTATATATGGATCTGTTATAGTTTCTTACACGATAAGAATCTCAACATTCTTAGAAATGGTCTGTCCTTGGAACCGCTCGCGAATAATCCTCTGTCTCATCTCGAAATCTCCTCGATTACCAATGCAACGTAGCCATCTTCCAAGATTTAGATGGTAGTATCTAACATCCAAAAAGATTGACAATCGTTCGAGGGATACCCCGCTTTCAACAAtgtacaaaataaaattatactcATTCTCCGTGCTACTAAATCCACTAAACTCCACCTCTTTCAACTGAGTGTGGTGCCTGACAAGTCTCTTCTCTGCTCCTCCTCCATTAAATGTCGATGGTTGGCTCTGCATTGACAAAGCCGAATAAAATATTCGTCATATGTGtatattcattaaaaaaattatgatcgTCAAACAAGGCGTAATGTGAATATCTGATGGATACCATTGATACATGGAGCTTGTGTAAAAGAGGGGACACATCCAGGATTGTAGCAAGTGCTAGCAGATCGAGCTTGTTCTGGTAATCTAAAAATAAAGCCAATTGTCTGAGGTGCCTAAGATTGTTCACTCCACCAATTTCAAATGCCTGAGACAACATGCAAACACTACTCCATAAACATTTCTAGTATTTCTTCACTACTATTCTACTAAGGAAATGAAGAAAGGAAAAATGCTGAAAAGAGATTCATGGCACCTCAAAGAATCTGGCATTAGTCCAAAAATACATGCATTTAAGATTAGGAAGATCTTTGGCAACCTTTTCAAATACATAAGGGGCCATATTGCGACAAATGTCGATGAGTATATTTTGTAACGACGGTACGTTAGAAAACATTAACTTCAGCATTCTGACAGTACATAATTCAAAAGTAGTCAGATTTCTAGCAGACAAGTCTATCTCTGCAACCTTTGAACAATTGAACAACGTCAAAGTTTTTAATTGAAGATTAGGACCATGAATATGTAATTTGGAAGGGAGAACACAAAACTTCAATTTTAATGATTGGAGGTTGCTACAGTTCAATAAAATGTTCTCCACTGACTTAGAAGTGAAAACAACATCAGTCAAATCAAGATCTTCAAGAGCTTTGTGGCTTGATAGTTGTAAAGAACCACCTATCAAATATAAATGTTTCACCGACGATGCTCCAAGAAGAATATCAGGAGAGAAAACATGAGGGTTGCTCTCTACATGGTTAAGAGAACAATATCGAATGGTAAGCCTTTCAACTCCCAATCTGCCAATACACTTCATCCATCTTCTAAAACTCTCCGAGATGCATCCACGAAAGCAACAAACCAAGTCAAAGGACGTTATTCTACAACCAGAATGATGGTGTAAAAAGGAATCCACTGCTTGGACaaactttatttttaattcaCTCAACTTTTCATCCTCGATATTATAACAAAGAGAAGAACCAGCGTAAATCctaaaacaataaaatctgACTTCTGAGACAAAGGTGTAAACATGCTTCCATCTCCTTGACAGGACACTCGTCCTAACAGCAT
Proteins encoded:
- the LOC140882822 gene encoding putative F-box protein At1g67390 isoform X1; amino-acid sequence: MMLPACITGIACLAFGFWVLENEMRRRRMKEFSVVVHKHVIDVDTRVEERKDRISQLPDDVISLIVSRLRTKDAVRTSVLSRRWKHVYTFVSEVRFYCFRIYAGSSLCYNIEDEKLSELKIKFVQAVDSFLHHHSGCRITSFDLVCCFRGCISESFRRWMKCIGRLGVERLTIRYCSLNHVESNPHVFSPDILLGASSVKHLYLIGGSLQLSSHKALEDLDLTDVVFTSKSVENILLNCSNLQSLKLKFCVLPSKLHIHGPNLQLKTLTLFNCSKVAEIDLSARNLTTFELCTVRMLKLMFSNVPSLQNILIDICRNMAPYVFEKVAKDLPNLKCMYFWTNARFFEAFEIGGVNNLRHLRQLALFLDYQNKLDLLALATILDVSPLLHKLHVSMSQPSTFNGGGAEKRLVRHHTQLKEVEFSGFSSTENEYNFILYIVESGVSLERLSIFLDVRYYHLNLGRWLRCIGNRGDFEMRQRIIRERFQGQTISKNVEILIV
- the LOC140882822 gene encoding putative F-box protein At1g67390 isoform X2; protein product: MMLPACITGIACLAFGFWVLENEMRRRRMKHVIDVDTRVEERKDRISQLPDDVISLIVSRLRTKDAVRTSVLSRRWKHVYTFVSEVRFYCFRIYAGSSLCYNIEDEKLSELKIKFVQAVDSFLHHHSGCRITSFDLVCCFRGCISESFRRWMKCIGRLGVERLTIRYCSLNHVESNPHVFSPDILLGASSVKHLYLIGGSLQLSSHKALEDLDLTDVVFTSKSVENILLNCSNLQSLKLKFCVLPSKLHIHGPNLQLKTLTLFNCSKVAEIDLSARNLTTFELCTVRMLKLMFSNVPSLQNILIDICRNMAPYVFEKVAKDLPNLKCMYFWTNARFFEAFEIGGVNNLRHLRQLALFLDYQNKLDLLALATILDVSPLLHKLHVSMSQPSTFNGGGAEKRLVRHHTQLKEVEFSGFSSTENEYNFILYIVESGVSLERLSIFLDVRYYHLNLGRWLRCIGNRGDFEMRQRIIRERFQGQTISKNVEILIV
- the LOC140884005 gene encoding uncharacterized protein; this translates as MAVASAMNTQDQENSKQDEHEHDMVMPGFRFHPTEEELVEFYLRRKVEGKRFNVELITFLDLYRYDPWELPAFAAIGEKEWYFYVPRDKKYRNGDRPNRVTTSGYWKATGADRMIRSENLRSIGLKKTLVFYSGKAPKGIRTTWIMNEYRLPQHETERLQKAEISLCRVYKRAGAENHSCRARSLPTKGLLSSARASKSAQKTNGKTSKRSSPSSSSTDIGTSLAHDLKPNCFSTNINSFLPINSTITLHNSSEHDRIILHQSRSQDCTAIFAAGSSSHSTDHDLHKLVNVYSSHDQAASNICQENQHYSNNIATNILAHFSGLQQQQQQQQQQLPVEIPGSGQIDFLDRMWDWNAVSEASNKDHRYTNLFK